TGCTGCGTCGGTTCATCGATCTTCCCCGTGTTGATGCGGGAAAGGTGAGCCCTCGGCGGCGGCGACGCGATTACGCGTCAGGTCATGAAGTCAGACCGTCAGGTAGTCGTACGCCACCCGCATCTTCTTGGTGGCCCATTCCTCAGGGTGGACGGCGCAGTGGAACATGCCGCGGCTGTCGTTGATCCAGCTGGACTCCACGATGAAGCCGGCGTCGGCCAGCATCATCTCGCAGCACTTGGGATTGGGCGCCCAGAAGTTGGTGTAGTCGGCGTTGTTGGAGTCGGCCGGCAGGTACTCGGCGAAGGGCTCGTCCTCGTGCTTGCGGCTGACCAGGGTCTCCAGGATCAGGCGGCTCTTGGTGAACTGGCGCAGGGACCAGAGCGCCTTGCACATGTCAGGCAGGTGGTAGAGCACGCCCAGGCAGATCACCACGTCGAAGGGCTCGATGGGCAGGGTGTCCAGTTCATAGACATTGGCCCGGATGAACTTGAAGGGCCGCTCGGCCAGCCTCTCCATGGCCGCGAAACCGTAGAAGTCCTTGGCGGCGTAGTCGACGGCGGTGACGCTGGCGCCCCGCGCGGTGAGCACCTTGGTGAAGTAGCCGTCGGCCGGGCCGATCTCCAGGACGCTCATGCCGGTCATGTCGGCGGGCAGGTCCAGCATCTCCAGGGTGCCGCTGGGATCGTAGACGCCAGGGGTGACCACGCCCGGGAAGATCTCGAAGCGATGATACCACCACGGGCGGGAGGCCACGATGGCTTCGGCTTCGAGTTGATCTATCGGCATTTTCTCTCCGGGCGCTTGAGCGAGCGAGTCAGCATAGCGTTACAGGATAGATGCGGTTGCGCCGCGCTCGGAGTTTAGCTTGAAGCGTCCCGGATCCCGCAAGACCGTCACGGCCGCCAATCTGGCCGACCTGGGCGCCGCGCGGCTGGCCGAGATTCTGGTGGAGGTGGCCGAGGCCCAGCCCACCATCAAGCGCCGCCTGCGCATGGAGCTGGCGGGCGAGGTCGGGCCTGAGGACCTGGCCACCGAGATCGGCAAGCGGCTGGCGGCCATCGAGACGCGCCGCTCGCGCGTCCACTGGCGCAAGTACAAGGAGTTCGTCCGCGACCTGTCGCTGCAGCGGGCGATGATCACCGGCAAGATGGCGCAGCAGAAGCCGGCCCTGGCGCTGGAGTTCCTCTGGCGGTTTCTCGACATGGCCGAGGGCGTGCTGCGCCTGACCAAGGACGAGAAGGGCGAGGTGGAGGCGGTGTTCCTGGGCGCCGTCGAGGACCTCGGGCCCATCGCCGTCGCCGCCAAGGGTTCGACCACGGCCCTGGCCGACCGCGCCTTCCAGGCCCTGGAGACCGACGAGGACGAGATCTTCGTCCGCCTGGTGGAGATCCTGCTGCCGGCCCTGGACGCCGAGGGGATCGCCCGGCTGCGGCTGCTGCTGGAGGCCGCCATCGCCCGGCGCGGACGGCCCAAACCCGCGCTGCGCGCCGCTGTCCAGGCGCTCGCCGACGCGCAAGGCGACGTGGACGGCTTCATCGCCACCATCACCGCCAGCGAAGCGCTGCAACCCTGGACGGGCGCCCAGATCGCCAGCCGCCTGACCGCCGCCGGTCGGCCGGCCGACGCGCTCGCCGCCCTCAAGCGTTCGGCCCCGCCCGCCTTCGCCGACCTGGCCCGCTCCCAGGCCCGGGTGGTGGCCTCGGCGCCTAGCCTGAAAGCCTGGGAGGACGCCTATCTCGACGCGCTCGAGGCCGACGGCCAGACCGAGGCCGCCCAGGCCGTACGCTGGACCGCCTTCGAGCAGCGGCTGTCGGCCGACCGGCTGCGCGCCTATCTCAAGCGCCTGCCCGACTTCGACGACGTGGTGGCCGAGGACAGGGCCCTGGCCTTCGTGGCCGGCTTCAAGAGTTTCCCCGCCGCCCTGCGCTTCTTCCTGGCCTGGCCGGCGCTCAGCCAGGCCTCGGCCCTGGTGCTCGCCCGCAGCCACGAGATCGACGGCGACGACTACGACGGACTGGAAGCCGCGGCCCTGGCCCTCGAAGGACGCTATCCCTTGGCGGCGAGCCTGCTCTACCGCGCCATGATCGGGCGGACCCTGCGCTTCAACCGCCGCGACCGCTTCGCCGACGCCGAGCGCTGGATCGCCGATCTCGCGACCCTGGCGCCTCAGATCGCCGAGTTCGGCGAGTTTGAATCCCATTCCGACTTTGTGGGTCGGGTGGGACACCATCCACAGGCCTGAGGCGCGGCGCCTATCAAAGGTCCGGATCGGGTCTTGCGGCGGACTCGTTCGAGGCGCAGAGACGCGCGCATGGCGATGCAGAAACGACGGATTGATCGCGCTCAGCGGTTTCGGGCGCGGCGAGTCTGGTGGGAGCGCCACGGCTCCTTCGCGCGTGGACTCCTCACCGGGACCCTGCTGACCCTGCTCGCGGTCTGGCTGACCAAGATCGCGATGGCGACGTTCGGTTAGCGCGCGACCGCCTTCGGCGGGTCGTACTCCAATCCCAGTTTCGCCAGCCGCGCGGCCTCCGGGCCATAGCGTTTGCTCATCGCCGCCAGGTTCGCGTCGATCTGGGCGGCGGCCGGACCCGGTTGGACCGGCAGGACATAGCGGCCCGCCTGCGGCTCGGCGTCGGGCAGGATGGTCAGGCCGTGGCGTGAGCGGACGGGGGCGAGACCGACCCGGGTGGTGACCACCTTGGTGCGGTAGCTGCGCGACCAGGTGTCGGCGCGCAGGGCCAGGGCCACCTCGTCGGCGCCATCGGTGATGGGCGCCTCCACGGCTTCATGGGTCCAGAAGGCGGCGAGCGAGGCGACAGCGTGGCGATAGTCGGCGCCCGTCACCTGGAAGTCGGCCGTGCGATGCTCAACGCCCCACTCGCGCACGCCGATCCGGTCGGCGGTGGCCTGGGCCGCGGCGCGGCCGGCGATGGCCTCCACTAGGGCGAGCGACGCGGGGATGGAGGCTGAGACCCCGGTGGTGGAGATGACCGCGCCATCCTGGACATAGCGGCGGTCGCGGACCCAGGTGGTGTCGGGATAGGCCTTGGTCAGGCCCTTCAGCGCCGACCAGTGGGTGGTGGCCCGGCGGTCGTGCAGCAGGCCGGCGTTGGCCAGCACCCGGGCGCCTTCGCAGATCGAGACGATGGTGGCCCCCTTGGCGGCCTGGGCGCGCAGCCAGGCGGCCAGCTCCGGGCTCTTGGGTTTCACCTGGGCGGGCACGATGATGATGTCGGCGCCGGCGGGTTCGGCCCTGTCGAACTGGGCGGTGGTCTGGTCGGCCAGGACCCTGAGGCTTGGCCTCAGCTTGATGGAACCCGCGCCGGTGGCGACGCTGCGGACCTCGGCGACGCCGGACTCCTTCAGGACGCCATAGGGGATGGTGAAGTCGGTGGTCTCGGCGCCGGCGCTATCGGCCAGGACCACCACCAGCGGCCTGGCCCGACCCGCCTTGGGGGCGGGAAGGGTCAGACCGTCGGGGGCGATGAGCGCCACGCTCGGCCCCGTCG
The sequence above is drawn from the Phenylobacterium glaciei genome and encodes:
- a CDS encoding DJ-1/PfpI family protein yields the protein MRTLVLAAAASAATLAFLHPVAPLAATGPSVALIAPDGLTLPAPKAGRARPLVVVLADSAGAETTDFTIPYGVLKESGVAEVRSVATGAGSIKLRPSLRVLADQTTAQFDRAEPAGADIIIVPAQVKPKSPELAAWLRAQAAKGATIVSICEGARVLANAGLLHDRRATTHWSALKGLTKAYPDTTWVRDRRYVQDGAVISTTGVSASIPASLALVEAIAGRAAAQATADRIGVREWGVEHRTADFQVTGADYRHAVASLAAFWTHEAVEAPITDGADEVALALRADTWSRSYRTKVVTTRVGLAPVRSRHGLTILPDAEPQAGRYVLPVQPGPAAAQIDANLAAMSKRYGPEAARLAKLGLEYDPPKAVAR
- a CDS encoding class I SAM-dependent methyltransferase, whose product is MPIDQLEAEAIVASRPWWYHRFEIFPGVVTPGVYDPSGTLEMLDLPADMTGMSVLEIGPADGYFTKVLTARGASVTAVDYAAKDFYGFAAMERLAERPFKFIRANVYELDTLPIEPFDVVICLGVLYHLPDMCKALWSLRQFTKSRLILETLVSRKHEDEPFAEYLPADSNNADYTNFWAPNPKCCEMMLADAGFIVESSWINDSRGMFHCAVHPEEWATKKMRVAYDYLTV
- a CDS encoding DUF6880 family protein, with translation MKRPGSRKTVTAANLADLGAARLAEILVEVAEAQPTIKRRLRMELAGEVGPEDLATEIGKRLAAIETRRSRVHWRKYKEFVRDLSLQRAMITGKMAQQKPALALEFLWRFLDMAEGVLRLTKDEKGEVEAVFLGAVEDLGPIAVAAKGSTTALADRAFQALETDEDEIFVRLVEILLPALDAEGIARLRLLLEAAIARRGRPKPALRAAVQALADAQGDVDGFIATITASEALQPWTGAQIASRLTAAGRPADALAALKRSAPPAFADLARSQARVVASAPSLKAWEDAYLDALEADGQTEAAQAVRWTAFEQRLSADRLRAYLKRLPDFDDVVAEDRALAFVAGFKSFPAALRFFLAWPALSQASALVLARSHEIDGDDYDGLEAAALALEGRYPLAASLLYRAMIGRTLRFNRRDRFADAERWIADLATLAPQIAEFGEFESHSDFVGRVGHHPQA